One segment of Primulina tabacum isolate GXHZ01 chromosome 14, ASM2559414v2, whole genome shotgun sequence DNA contains the following:
- the LOC142523788 gene encoding uncharacterized protein LOC142523788: MTVAGPITWHRFRDAFLKQYYPAEVRLHKLSEFENFIQAPDMSVVEYTSQFNALGSYDPTIMSDEALKLHRFKKGLNSRIQSALAVYQPKNFSDLMGAAIRAETDIQRREKEFKNKRPMSSQPPRNGQNFKRSNQSGGPSKGPSPATNYQAIKPCPTCHLRHLGECRRASSVCFGCGKSEHRIAECPTTVNRPTRPNRGTGPNTGAGPSKPKEDKPNARLIMVDFNIILEVDWSAKNNAIVDCKGKKVKLITPNQEKVMYQGKSKKRKSLLSVSQAWRAMKSGEDIYLTMVSEVKEEVDLKMEDIPIVREFPDVIPEELSATVPNREVEFEINLVLGAAPMSKAPYRMAPAELKELKEQLKELLDKRQIRPSVSPWGAPVLFVKKKDASMRLYIDYRELNKITIKNRYPLTRIDDLFDQLKGAAVFSNLDLRTGYHHLKVRVEDISKTAFRTRYGHYEFTVMPFGHVISKEGVSVDPRKVEAITEWPKPKNATDIRSFLGLAGYYRMFVEGFPSIAVPLTKLTQKNSKFIWNENCEKSFQTLKEKLASTPVSILPEENKDFTIYSDASEDGLGCVLKQEGRVIAYASRQLKPHEQNYPTHDLELAARPEVRLTVLEELSRGHGNESDPKYGLSSSNRWANRENHPNLRRYAASMRS, from the exons ATGACGGTGGCAGGACCAATCACGTGGCATCGATTTAGAGACGCCTTCCTGAAACAGTATTATCCAGCTGAGGTCAGACTGCACAAACTGAGTGAGTTTGAAAACTTCATTCAAGCTCCGGATATGTCAGTCGTGGAATACACCTCCCAGTTCAATGCTCTTGGATCTTATGATCCGACCATTATGTCAGATGAAGCCTTGAAATtgcatcgcttcaagaagggattgaacagcAGAATCCAGTCGGCTTTGGCAGTCTATCAGCCAAAGAATTTTTCAGACCTGATGGGTGCAGCTATCCGAGCTGAAACGGATATCCAGCGCAGGGAGAAGGAATTTAAGAACAAAAGGCCTATGAGTAGTCAACCCCCGCGTAACGGTCAGAATTTCAAGAGGTCTAACCAGTCAGGTGGACCATCAAAAGGGCCTTCGCCTGCCACAAACTACCAAGCTATTAAGCCTTGCCCAACGTGCCACTTACGACACCTGGGAGAGTGTCGTAGAGCGAGCAGTGTCTGCTTTGGATGTGGGAAATCAGAGCACAGAATTGCAGAATGTCCTACCACCGTCAACCGACCAACAAGGCCGAATAGaggaactgggccaaatacgGGAGCAGGCCCTAGTAAACCAAAGGAGGACAAACCAAATGCCAGG TTGATCATGGTCGATTTCAACATCATCTTAGAAGTGGATTGGTCAGCCAAGAACAATGCTATAGTAGATTGTAAAGGGAAGAAAGTCAAACTCATAACTCCGAATCAAGAGAAAGTCATGTACCAAGGTAAATCCAAGAAACGGAAATCACTACTTTCCGTATCTCAAGCCTGGAGAGCCATGAAATCCGGAGAGGACATCTACCTAACAATGGTCAGTGAAGTAAAAGAAGAAGTCGATCTGAAAATGGAGGACATCCCGATAGTGAGAGAGTTCCCAGATGTTATTCCAGAAGAACTCTCGGCGACGGTCCCGAACCGCGAAGTGGAGTTCGAGATCAACCTGGTTCTCGGTGCTGCGCCAATGTCTAAAGCaccttacagaatggcaccagccgAACTCAAGGAACTGAAAGAACAACTCAAAGAATTGCTAGATAAAAGGCAAATTCGACCGAGTGTGtccccgtggggagctccagtactcTTCGTTAAGAAAAAAGACGCGAGTATGAGATTGTAcattgattatagagaactaaacaagatcacaatcaagaacagATACCCTTTAACTCGGATAGacgatttgtttgatcagcttaaaGGAGCCGCCGTCTTTTCTAACCTGGATCTGAGGACAGGTTACCATCATTTAAAGGTCAGGGTTGAAGATATCTCCAAAACAGCCTTtcgaaccagatatgggcattatgagttcacagtgatgccttttg GACACGTGATATCAAAAGAAGGAGTGTCAGTGGATCCAaggaaagtagaggcaattacAGAATGGCCAAAACCGAAGAACGCCACCGACATAAGAAGCTTTCTTGGATTGGCAGGTTACTACCGGATGTTTGTCGAAGGGTTCCCCTCGATAGCCGTGCCACTGACGAAACTCACACAGaaaaattctaaattcatttggaatgaGAATTGTGAGAAGAGTTTCCAGACACTGAAAGAAAAACTCGCATCCACGCCAGTATCGATCCTGCCTGAAGAGAATAAAGATTTCACTATTTACAGTGACGCCTCTGAGGACGGTCTAGGATGCGTACTAAAGCAAGAAGGAAGAGTGATCGCttacgcatcaaggcagttgaaaccgcacgagCAGAACTATCCTACCCATGACCTAGAGCTGGCAGCG AGACCCGAGGTTCGTCTCACggttttggaagagctttcaagaggCCATGGGAATGAAAGTGACCCTaagtacggcctatcatcctcaaaccgatgggcaAACAGAGAGAACCATCCAAaccttagaagatatgctgcgaGCATGCGCTCTTGA